A region of Mesorhizobium sp. M3A.F.Ca.ET.080.04.2.1 DNA encodes the following proteins:
- a CDS encoding FAD-binding oxidoreductase produces MSVHQAVRTPADINMSGWYGLLPPPKAPEVLRGRHTADWVIVGAGFSGLAAARRLSQLVPGDRIVLIDAQRVGWGAAGRNSGFMIDLPHELGGDNYGGSQNHDRKRIRMNRAAIEFSASAADEYGLQRFFVRAGKFHGAATDRGLAVLREFEDHLTGLDEPFERLDAPQLKKITGTDFFVGGTFTPGTVMAQPAGFVRGVAEGLSSRVRIFEKSAVTSVQTGKLHTVKTTEGEITTPRLILTVNGHLESFGFFKKRLLHVFTYASMTRPLAKSEQATLGGEPHWGLIPADPMGSTIRRIGDRIVVRNTFTYNPNMSTSEKQIDQIGDAHDRSFRARFPMLGEIPMEYRWGGHLCLSLNSAPAFGEIEERVFVAGCCNGLGTVQGTLYGMLAADLAAGSDEPMIADALNEPAPTRLYPEPLMSIGAPLKLWAMQKRAGKEL; encoded by the coding sequence ATGAGCGTACATCAGGCTGTAAGAACGCCTGCCGACATCAACATGTCCGGCTGGTACGGGCTCCTGCCGCCTCCCAAGGCGCCCGAGGTGCTGCGCGGCCGGCACACGGCGGACTGGGTGATCGTCGGCGCCGGATTTTCCGGGCTGGCCGCGGCCCGCCGGCTTTCGCAACTCGTGCCTGGAGACCGCATCGTCCTTATCGATGCCCAGCGTGTGGGCTGGGGTGCGGCGGGGCGAAACTCGGGCTTCATGATCGATCTGCCGCACGAGCTTGGCGGCGACAATTATGGCGGAAGCCAGAACCACGACCGCAAGCGCATTCGCATGAATCGCGCCGCGATCGAGTTTTCGGCCTCGGCGGCGGATGAATATGGATTGCAGCGGTTCTTCGTTCGCGCCGGCAAGTTCCACGGCGCCGCAACCGATCGCGGACTTGCCGTCCTGCGCGAGTTCGAGGACCATCTGACCGGCCTCGACGAGCCATTCGAGCGGCTCGACGCGCCGCAGTTGAAAAAGATCACCGGAACCGACTTCTTCGTCGGCGGCACCTTCACGCCGGGCACGGTCATGGCACAGCCCGCCGGCTTCGTCCGCGGGGTTGCCGAAGGTTTGTCGAGCCGCGTGCGAATATTTGAGAAGTCCGCAGTCACTTCCGTGCAGACCGGCAAGCTGCACACCGTGAAAACGACGGAAGGCGAAATCACCACGCCGCGGTTGATCCTGACGGTCAACGGTCACCTCGAAAGCTTCGGCTTCTTCAAGAAGCGCCTGCTGCACGTCTTCACCTATGCCAGCATGACCAGGCCGCTTGCCAAGAGCGAGCAGGCGACCCTCGGTGGAGAGCCGCATTGGGGCTTGATTCCGGCCGACCCGATGGGATCGACCATCCGTCGCATCGGCGATCGCATCGTCGTTCGCAACACCTTCACCTACAATCCGAACATGTCCACGAGCGAGAAGCAGATCGATCAGATCGGCGACGCGCATGATCGATCGTTCCGGGCCCGCTTTCCGATGCTGGGCGAAATACCGATGGAGTACCGGTGGGGAGGGCATTTGTGCCTCTCGCTGAACTCCGCGCCGGCGTTCGGAGAGATCGAGGAGCGGGTGTTCGTCGCCGGATGCTGCAATGGCCTGGGAACGGTGCAGGGTACCCTCTATGGCATGCTGGCTGCCGACCTTGCCGCCGGCAGCGACGAGCCGATGATCGCGGACGCCCTGAACGAACCGGCTCCGACCCGCCTCTATCCAGAACCGTTGATGTCGATCGGCGCGCCGCTGAAGCTATGGGCTATGCAGAAGCGCGCCGGCAAGGAACTCTAA
- a CDS encoding LysR substrate-binding domain-containing protein: MVRRYYDLPSLTALAVFEASARHLSFKLAAAELNVTPGAVSRQIKAIEDELGVPLFTRLGTGVALTSAGEDLYGVLASSFSRAADIVRNVKRGDRSKNVTLACSDALASMWLIPRMPDFWARHQDISVDHLISDNPRDYRRAEVELRIRYGFGSWSDENAELLFDETIYPVCGPEFANKHRDATAESLPDLPLLHVDWVDPDWASWDEVLRRAGVPHGPTRGRRFGKFFVALQAAQADQGVAVGWHRLVKAQIEEGKLVRLTDLELPAPGGYYLTWNNNRTLSPAAETLRGWIREVAVQERET; this comes from the coding sequence ATGGTTCGCCGTTATTACGACCTGCCGTCCTTGACCGCGTTGGCGGTTTTCGAGGCGTCTGCCCGGCATCTGTCGTTCAAGCTGGCAGCGGCGGAATTGAACGTCACCCCCGGAGCCGTCAGCCGACAGATCAAGGCGATCGAGGATGAGCTCGGCGTCCCGCTTTTTACGCGGTTGGGAACCGGTGTGGCTCTGACCAGCGCCGGCGAGGACCTTTATGGCGTGTTGGCCAGCAGTTTCTCGCGAGCGGCAGACATCGTCCGGAATGTAAAGCGCGGCGACCGTTCCAAGAACGTCACGCTGGCCTGCTCGGACGCCTTGGCATCGATGTGGCTGATCCCGCGCATGCCGGACTTCTGGGCGCGCCACCAGGACATATCCGTCGACCACCTTATCTCCGACAATCCTCGTGACTACCGCCGCGCCGAGGTCGAATTGCGCATCCGCTACGGATTCGGATCGTGGTCCGACGAAAATGCCGAGCTGCTTTTCGACGAGACGATTTATCCCGTTTGCGGGCCGGAATTTGCGAACAAGCACCGGGACGCGACGGCGGAGTCGCTGCCCGACCTGCCGCTGCTGCATGTTGATTGGGTTGATCCCGACTGGGCGAGCTGGGATGAGGTTCTGCGTCGCGCGGGCGTCCCGCACGGACCGACCCGGGGCCGGCGCTTCGGCAAATTCTTTGTGGCGCTCCAGGCCGCTCAGGCCGACCAGGGAGTTGCCGTGGGCTGGCACCGCCTGGTCAAAGCACAGATCGAGGAAGGCAAACTCGTCAGGCTGACGGATCTCGAATTGCCGGCACCGGGTGGCTACTATCTCACCTGGAATAACAACCGCACGCTTTCGCCTGCCGCCGAGACCCTGCGCGGCTGGATCCGGGAAGTCGCGGTACAAGAACGAGAGACCTGA
- a CDS encoding hybrid-cluster NAD(P)-dependent oxidoreductase: protein MNAVTRPNLVFWTDLEELECASFLPEAPNVLTFCFRSPSGGLFNFEPGQFLTLELPVPGGPIYRTYTISSSPSRPTSLTITVKAQADSAGTRWMFDNLRPGMRLRAIGPGGTFSIAQQPARKYLFISAGSGITPMMSMTTHLYDSGVDPDIVFVHCARRPSEIIFRERLEHMASRVTGIDLKWVVEETDPYKPWTGYKGMFNQLMLGLMAPDYLEREVFCCGPEPFMQAVREALAGLGFDMAHYHQESFRAPLPEAENVPDDFIPGDKNEAKIEFVLSGVSARCVETDTVLTAARSAGLAVRSGCSMGICGTCKVLKTEGQVHMVHNGGITEDEISAGYILACCSNPIGLVKVDL, encoded by the coding sequence ATGAACGCCGTCACAAGACCCAATCTGGTCTTCTGGACCGACTTGGAAGAACTGGAATGCGCCTCCTTCCTTCCGGAGGCGCCGAACGTCCTGACCTTCTGCTTCCGGTCGCCGTCGGGAGGGCTGTTCAACTTCGAACCTGGGCAGTTCCTTACATTGGAACTGCCGGTCCCCGGCGGGCCCATCTATCGCACCTACACGATTTCGTCGTCCCCATCGCGGCCGACGTCATTGACGATCACGGTGAAGGCGCAGGCGGACTCGGCGGGAACGCGTTGGATGTTTGACAACTTACGTCCCGGCATGCGCCTGCGGGCAATTGGCCCCGGTGGCACTTTCTCGATCGCGCAACAGCCGGCTCGAAAGTATCTCTTCATCTCAGCTGGCTCGGGCATCACGCCAATGATGTCCATGACAACCCATTTGTACGATTCGGGGGTCGACCCGGATATCGTTTTTGTCCACTGCGCACGCAGGCCTTCCGAAATCATTTTTCGTGAACGGCTGGAGCATATGGCCTCGCGCGTAACCGGCATCGACCTGAAATGGGTGGTGGAAGAAACCGACCCCTACAAGCCTTGGACCGGCTACAAAGGCATGTTCAATCAGCTGATGCTGGGCCTGATGGCGCCGGATTATCTGGAACGCGAAGTGTTTTGCTGCGGCCCTGAACCCTTCATGCAAGCTGTGCGCGAGGCGCTGGCCGGTCTCGGCTTCGACATGGCGCACTATCATCAGGAAAGCTTTCGCGCGCCGCTCCCCGAGGCGGAGAACGTTCCGGACGATTTCATCCCTGGTGACAAGAACGAGGCCAAGATCGAGTTCGTCTTGTCCGGCGTTTCAGCAAGGTGCGTCGAGACGGATACGGTTCTAACAGCGGCGCGGTCGGCAGGGCTGGCGGTCCGATCGGGATGCAGCATGGGGATATGCGGCACCTGCAAGGTTCTGAAAACCGAGGGCCAGGTCCATATGGTTCACAACGGCGGCATCACGGAAGATGAGATCTCGGCCGGTTATATCCTTGCCTGTTGTTCCAACCCGATCGGCCTTGTGAAAGTTGACTTGTAG
- a CDS encoding aromatic ring-hydroxylating dioxygenase subunit alpha has product MTAFAPSISDMLRRRLPGHALEQPFYTSQSVYQIDLEQIFYKQWLYAAPSCQLSKPGSYLTVRVGAYEVIVVRARDGQIRAFHNSCRHRGSIICKAREGQVAKLVCPYHQWTYELDGKLIWANDMGPDFDMSKHGLKPVHLRELAGLIYVCLSDDPPDFEYFARTALPYLEIHDLSNAKVAYTSTIVEKANWKLVWENNRECYHCSANHPSLCRSFSLDPEVAGVSPDGSVSAALQAHFNRCEASGAPAQFRLADDGQFRLARMPLQQKAVSYTIDGNAAVAKNLGHVALPDAGSLLMFHYPTTWNHFLPDHSLTFRVMPLGPTETEVTTTWLVNKDAVEGRDYDIKRLTEVWIATNEEDREIVEGNQRGIFSPAYVPGPYSPVQESGVSQFVDWYVACLERSLAPRLMAAE; this is encoded by the coding sequence ATGACCGCCTTCGCGCCCTCGATCTCAGACATGCTCAGACGCCGCTTGCCGGGCCATGCCCTTGAGCAGCCGTTCTACACCTCGCAGTCGGTTTACCAGATCGACCTTGAACAGATCTTTTACAAGCAATGGCTCTACGCGGCCCCGTCGTGCCAGCTTTCGAAACCGGGAAGCTATTTGACGGTGCGCGTCGGCGCCTACGAGGTGATTGTCGTTCGGGCACGCGACGGCCAGATCCGCGCCTTTCACAACTCCTGCCGCCATCGCGGCTCGATAATCTGCAAGGCGCGCGAGGGCCAGGTCGCCAAGCTCGTCTGCCCTTATCACCAATGGACCTATGAGCTCGACGGCAAGCTCATCTGGGCGAACGACATGGGGCCTGACTTCGACATGTCCAAGCATGGCCTGAAGCCCGTCCATCTGCGCGAGTTGGCCGGTCTGATCTATGTCTGCCTGTCGGACGATCCTCCGGATTTCGAGTATTTTGCCCGAACGGCTCTTCCCTATTTGGAAATTCATGACCTCAGCAACGCAAAGGTCGCCTACACGTCGACCATTGTCGAAAAGGCCAACTGGAAGCTGGTCTGGGAAAACAACCGCGAGTGCTATCATTGCAGCGCGAACCACCCGTCGCTCTGCCGTTCCTTCTCCCTCGACCCCGAGGTCGCGGGCGTGTCGCCGGACGGCTCCGTGTCAGCGGCTCTTCAGGCGCATTTCAACCGCTGCGAAGCCTCCGGCGCGCCGGCGCAGTTCCGGCTCGCGGACGACGGTCAATTTCGTCTGGCGCGGATGCCGTTGCAGCAGAAGGCCGTCAGTTACACCATCGATGGCAATGCGGCAGTCGCCAAGAATCTCGGGCATGTGGCTTTGCCTGACGCAGGCTCGCTGCTGATGTTCCATTACCCGACCACCTGGAATCACTTCCTGCCGGATCACTCGCTGACCTTCCGGGTGATGCCGCTCGGTCCGACGGAGACCGAGGTCACCACCACCTGGCTGGTGAACAAGGATGCCGTCGAAGGCAGGGACTACGACATCAAGCGCCTGACCGAGGTCTGGATCGCCACCAACGAGGAAGACCGCGAGATCGTTGAAGGCAACCAGCGAGGCATCTTCTCGCCCGCTTATGTCCCTGGGCCCTATTCGCCTGTGCAGGAAAGCGGCGTTTCGCAATTTGTCGACTGGTATGTGGCCTGCCTCGAGCGCTCGCTGGCGCCCAGGCTGATGGCTGCGGAGTAA